Proteins co-encoded in one Candidatus Cloacimonadaceae bacterium genomic window:
- a CDS encoding C25 family cysteine peptidase, with the protein MNTFSMSKWLLLCVIALAVVILLPAQSRQIALLGTPNSVALQNNTDLGFEVRYQVGNLTVREINTKRGLFDELSFGSYGYTNKVGDPKLPMMRQIIAVPIGAEVRLNILSRSEQELIAADSQLRHRIIPAQEPVSKSDDPETLPFVVNDKSYGIRGYGDLDVISVFEIGFMRGVRIFALDFHPVRYNPGQNSIRVIKDLRVQVEFLNPDLIATAQLLAKTASWEFDNLYQKSIFNWQRIDRPSLVRYPTKMVILTPAAYLSTLEPFVDWKKQQGLNVIVTTVGTGGTIANTTAAVQTYMNGLWSAATPQDPAPTYLLIVGDTSTSGNNIISNTGVTSTAHVTDLTYVRLQGTDYVPEMYYGRFSVSSATELTNIINKTLMFQQTTMPDPSYLGKTVLIAGVDATFATTHGNGAINYGSTQYFNASNGIVSNNYLYPASGTSDAQIIANANEGRGFINYTAHGSETSWADPTFTVTDVNAMTNTNKYFVAVGNCCITNKFNFTGGPCFGEAIIRAANKGGAAYIGGNNNTYWDEDYWWAVGAKGTANGTAPAYNAAALGAYDAMFHTHGEAFADWAQTTGETVYMGNLAVVQGGSSLTNYYWEIYSIMGDPSLMPYYGVPTVNTATYPSQILIGATTVNVTATPYSRVAITMNGVLYGTGIIPVNGTLALTITPFSSTGTAKMVITRQNKTTIMANVSVIANTGPYLAVGNNVYGDTNNNLPDYNETGRFTTTFTNSGSTAASNITATLTCSTTGISITDNTESIASLAAGASVTRTDAYTFNIANNIAHGTSAQFTITMVSGADTWVHNFTLAINAPALAFGSMIISDPTPANNNGRLDPGETVTITIPLNNTGGAASPTGSATLSSPTTGITIGSPTANFGSIPATGSVNLSFTVSAAAGMTVGTLATFNFNATAGAYTASKTENTAIGLIIEDFESGNFNSFPWTFSGNLPWTITGTGAYAGIYAAKSGTITHSQTSSMQTTRVLAASGTLTFWYKVTSEAGYDYLKFYVDGAIQNTPGWAGTIGWTQASYTLAAGTRVLRWEYMKDGSVSTGDDCAWIDNIVFPASTSSGVFNPPQNLTASPSHQSIKLDWQAPASGTPTGYKIFKNSVLLTTITALTYTDLAVTNGTSYAYYLKAVYSGGESDATATVNATPNAIAPTNLAAAAGNGFVNLSWTGATGRGELEEFSTSERAISGYKVYRNSAVLATVTTTTYNDTSVINETTYSYYVATVYSNPAGESAASNTVQAMPTAVVPSSAIIGAGTGITSTTTAAPINIYYQSLHGQSVYTAADLNAAGVFVPINITQVGFFVATAPSLALPNFVIRMKHTTATDAASWQTATDMMTVYTNASYMPVAGGYQMLTLSTPFLWNGTGNIVIDTAFGLIGSYTSTGTVQFTTVANGYLSTRNDTVNQTDVFSGGSVITSRPNLKLSLQPVATGPMIVANPASLVYGTISVGSNQVQQFTLQNSGDQTLTGTITTPAGYTVALAGRESAIGSSLQKTDIRNTLSFSIIAGQTRTYNLSFAPTAAISYSGNVVVSSNAVNNPTVNISVTGSGYIPPTIYIDNDFLGAVLLTGDESTDSFTISNLGSQPLSFNLALQELRHRGAQPLNTSHKAVKDRSIAGSTFSLNANDYTPGTTLNWTFTVYNASTDTEWLKDIYLSFPLGVIVNSATNFIGGSGGVMTPNPSSGNGITINWHGETASGWGVIYGAETATATVNVTIPSGFAGALTLAYQLNGDIYGAEPHILNGVIVLPQSIPPVEWFSAVPMSGTIQPGLNQTITGYFSAQGMETGIYEALITVYSNDPLNPERTVNVMMEVTGSINHAPTIDIPASFEFDKNGSLAVNFTPYVNDPDGDPLVLNYSGNTNVFVEINGLVVTFSAVQNWIGNENITFTVSDGIAMASDIASVTVNPVNMPSWTPVTYPNNPATIYGTVTIEGIPAIPGDLVGAFSTDECRGIGEVVTNAGIAYVTILVNLSGARETITLRVYSYAQDLVYPVAGTYNLGFGDVLGELDPLPINGSMITVLDTPVVNGFMSPSGFVLEWNPVPHADFYEIWHAELPEGPYTLIGTVSGLQFVHNARNVSAFFQVKAVMPSSRKETID; encoded by the coding sequence ATGAACACTTTTAGTATGAGCAAGTGGCTGTTGCTGTGCGTGATAGCTCTTGCTGTCGTAATATTGTTGCCTGCACAAAGCAGGCAGATTGCTCTTTTAGGGACGCCGAACAGCGTGGCTTTGCAGAACAACACCGACCTCGGCTTCGAGGTTCGTTATCAGGTGGGAAACCTGACTGTCCGAGAAATCAACACCAAGAGGGGACTCTTTGATGAGCTTTCGTTTGGTTCCTATGGCTATACAAACAAAGTGGGTGATCCCAAGCTACCCATGATGCGACAGATCATCGCCGTTCCAATTGGAGCGGAAGTGCGCTTGAATATTCTCAGCCGCAGTGAGCAAGAATTGATCGCCGCCGACAGCCAACTGCGCCACCGCATCATCCCAGCTCAAGAACCGGTCTCCAAATCGGATGATCCCGAAACCCTCCCCTTCGTCGTCAACGATAAAAGCTATGGCATCCGCGGATATGGCGATCTCGATGTGATCAGCGTATTCGAGATCGGTTTCATGCGCGGAGTGCGGATTTTTGCGCTTGATTTTCATCCGGTGCGTTATAATCCCGGGCAGAACTCAATCCGCGTAATCAAAGACCTCAGAGTGCAGGTGGAATTCCTCAACCCCGATCTGATCGCGACGGCGCAACTGCTTGCCAAAACTGCATCATGGGAATTTGACAACCTCTATCAAAAGAGTATCTTCAACTGGCAGCGTATTGATCGCCCCAGCTTGGTTCGATACCCCACCAAGATGGTTATTTTGACTCCCGCGGCTTATTTAAGCACCCTGGAACCATTTGTTGACTGGAAAAAGCAGCAGGGATTGAACGTGATCGTCACCACCGTCGGAACTGGAGGAACGATCGCCAACACAACCGCTGCTGTTCAGACTTATATGAACGGATTGTGGAGTGCCGCGACACCTCAGGACCCAGCTCCCACCTATCTATTGATCGTGGGCGATACCTCCACCAGCGGCAACAACATCATCTCCAATACAGGGGTCACCAGTACAGCACATGTAACCGACCTCACCTATGTGCGGCTGCAAGGAACAGACTATGTCCCCGAAATGTACTACGGACGGTTTTCCGTTTCATCCGCTACAGAATTGACCAATATTATCAACAAAACACTGATGTTTCAACAGACGACCATGCCGGATCCCAGCTACCTGGGTAAGACCGTGCTTATCGCAGGAGTAGATGCCACTTTTGCCACCACCCACGGGAATGGTGCCATTAATTATGGATCGACCCAGTATTTCAATGCGTCCAACGGCATTGTTTCAAACAATTATCTCTATCCCGCCTCCGGCACCAGCGATGCGCAAATCATCGCCAACGCCAATGAAGGCAGGGGTTTCATAAACTACACGGCTCACGGAAGCGAGACCAGTTGGGCAGACCCCACGTTTACGGTCACGGATGTGAATGCCATGACCAACACGAACAAGTATTTCGTAGCGGTCGGAAACTGCTGTATCACAAACAAGTTCAATTTTACCGGCGGTCCCTGTTTCGGCGAAGCGATCATCCGCGCGGCAAACAAAGGCGGAGCCGCATACATCGGCGGTAACAACAACACCTATTGGGACGAAGATTATTGGTGGGCAGTTGGAGCAAAGGGTACTGCCAACGGCACCGCACCGGCATACAATGCCGCTGCTCTCGGCGCCTATGACGCCATGTTCCACACCCACGGGGAGGCTTTTGCGGATTGGGCACAAACCACCGGTGAGACCGTCTATATGGGAAATCTGGCAGTGGTTCAAGGAGGCAGCAGTCTCACAAATTATTACTGGGAGATATATTCCATCATGGGCGATCCCTCGCTGATGCCATATTATGGAGTCCCTACGGTAAACACCGCCACCTATCCCAGCCAGATACTGATCGGTGCCACTACCGTCAATGTGACCGCCACGCCTTATTCCAGGGTGGCGATCACCATGAACGGGGTTCTTTATGGTACGGGGATCATTCCAGTAAACGGAACGCTTGCTTTGACGATCACCCCCTTCAGCAGCACCGGAACCGCCAAAATGGTGATCACCCGCCAAAACAAGACTACTATCATGGCGAATGTATCGGTCATTGCCAATACCGGACCCTATTTGGCAGTTGGAAATAATGTTTATGGCGACACCAACAACAATCTCCCCGACTACAACGAAACCGGAAGATTCACCACCACTTTCACCAACAGCGGATCGACAGCCGCCTCAAACATCACCGCCACTCTCACCTGCTCCACGACCGGCATCTCGATCACAGACAACACCGAAAGCATCGCCTCCCTCGCCGCAGGCGCCTCGGTTACCAGAACCGACGCCTATACTTTCAATATCGCCAACAACATCGCTCATGGAACCAGTGCCCAGTTCACCATCACCATGGTCAGCGGAGCCGACACCTGGGTGCATAACTTCACGCTTGCTATCAACGCTCCCGCGCTTGCTTTCGGCAGCATGATTATCTCCGATCCCACTCCGGCAAACAACAACGGACGGCTCGATCCAGGAGAAACGGTTACCATCACCATTCCTTTGAACAACACAGGCGGAGCGGCTTCTCCAACCGGAAGCGCCACTCTATCCAGCCCCACCACCGGAATCACTATCGGCAGCCCTACAGCCAATTTTGGCTCTATCCCTGCAACCGGCTCGGTTAACCTCAGTTTCACGGTTTCAGCGGCAGCGGGAATGACTGTCGGCACCCTTGCAACCTTCAATTTCAACGCCACTGCGGGCGCATATACTGCAAGTAAGACTGAAAACACCGCGATTGGACTAATCATCGAAGATTTCGAAAGCGGAAACTTCAATTCCTTCCCCTGGACTTTCAGCGGAAACCTTCCCTGGACGATCACAGGCACCGGTGCCTATGCGGGAATCTACGCTGCCAAAAGCGGGACGATCACCCACAGCCAGACCAGTTCGATGCAAACAACGAGAGTTCTGGCGGCATCAGGGACTTTGACATTCTGGTATAAGGTTACTTCGGAAGCGGGCTATGACTACCTCAAGTTCTACGTTGACGGAGCAATACAGAATACTCCCGGTTGGGCGGGAACTATTGGCTGGACTCAGGCATCATACACATTGGCTGCCGGGACACGCGTCCTGAGATGGGAATACATGAAGGACGGTTCTGTTTCCACTGGTGACGACTGTGCATGGATAGACAACATCGTCTTCCCTGCTTCGACATCATCCGGCGTGTTCAATCCTCCGCAGAACCTGACGGCAAGCCCCAGTCACCAATCCATCAAGCTGGATTGGCAGGCTCCCGCTTCAGGGACTCCAACCGGCTACAAGATATTCAAAAATAGTGTGCTGCTGACTACCATTACAGCTTTGACATACACCGATCTCGCAGTCACCAACGGCACAAGCTATGCCTACTATCTGAAAGCCGTTTACAGCGGTGGAGAATCCGATGCCACCGCCACCGTGAACGCTACTCCGAACGCCATCGCGCCGACCAACCTTGCAGCGGCCGCCGGAAACGGATTTGTCAATCTCTCCTGGACTGGTGCCACGGGACGCGGGGAGTTGGAAGAGTTTAGCACTTCAGAAAGAGCCATCAGCGGCTACAAAGTCTACCGCAACTCAGCGGTGCTGGCAACAGTGACCACTACCACCTATAACGATACGAGCGTGATAAACGAAACCACCTATAGCTATTATGTAGCAACTGTTTACAGCAATCCCGCCGGAGAATCAGCAGCCTCGAACACAGTGCAGGCTATGCCCACTGCGGTCGTTCCCAGCTCAGCAATAATTGGAGCCGGAACCGGGATCACTTCTACCACCACCGCCGCTCCGATCAACATCTATTATCAAAGCCTTCACGGGCAATCGGTATATACTGCCGCGGATCTCAATGCCGCGGGTGTGTTTGTTCCCATCAATATCACCCAGGTCGGTTTCTTTGTCGCAACCGCGCCATCTTTGGCACTGCCAAACTTCGTGATCCGCATGAAACACACAACCGCCACAGACGCAGCGAGCTGGCAGACTGCCACGGACATGATGACCGTCTATACGAATGCCTCTTATATGCCGGTGGCAGGTGGATATCAGATGCTGACCTTATCCACGCCCTTCCTCTGGAACGGCACCGGCAATATCGTGATCGACACGGCATTTGGACTGATCGGAAGCTATACTTCCACCGGGACAGTGCAATTTACCACCGTCGCAAACGGATACCTATCCACGCGAAACGATACCGTCAATCAGACCGACGTTTTCTCCGGCGGTTCGGTCATCACCAGCCGTCCGAACCTGAAACTGTCCTTACAGCCCGTCGCAACTGGTCCGATGATCGTTGCCAATCCCGCGTCACTTGTTTATGGCACAATCTCCGTCGGATCAAACCAAGTGCAGCAATTCACTCTGCAAAACAGCGGAGATCAGACACTTACGGGAACGATTACAACTCCCGCGGGTTACACCGTTGCTTTGGCAGGGCGTGAAAGCGCGATCGGATCATCACTGCAAAAAACAGACATTCGCAACACTCTCTCGTTCAGCATCATAGCCGGACAGACCAGAACCTACAATCTCAGCTTCGCTCCCACGGCTGCGATTTCTTACAGCGGAAACGTGGTTGTTTCAAGCAACGCGGTGAACAACCCAACGGTCAATATTTCCGTCACCGGCAGCGGCTATATTCCTCCCACTATTTACATCGACAACGATTTCCTCGGCGCGGTTTTGCTCACCGGAGACGAAAGCACAGATTCTTTCACCATCAGCAATCTCGGCAGCCAGCCCTTGAGTTTCAATCTTGCCTTGCAGGAGCTTCGCCATCGTGGAGCGCAACCCCTGAATACATCTCACAAGGCAGTGAAGGATCGCAGCATAGCCGGCAGCACGTTTTCCCTCAATGCCAATGATTACACACCGGGAACCACACTCAATTGGACTTTCACGGTCTATAACGCCAGCACGGACACCGAATGGCTGAAAGACATCTATCTATCTTTCCCGCTTGGAGTTATAGTCAATAGCGCCACAAATTTCATCGGCGGCTCCGGCGGAGTAATGACTCCAAACCCCAGCAGCGGAAACGGCATCACTATCAACTGGCACGGAGAAACCGCCAGCGGTTGGGGAGTCATTTACGGTGCTGAGACGGCTACCGCGACGGTAAATGTCACCATCCCATCAGGATTCGCCGGTGCGCTCACGCTTGCTTATCAGTTAAATGGAGATATCTATGGCGCCGAGCCTCACATCCTCAACGGCGTAATCGTTCTGCCGCAATCAATTCCACCCGTTGAATGGTTCAGCGCGGTTCCGATGAGCGGAACGATCCAACCCGGACTGAATCAAACCATCACCGGATACTTTTCCGCGCAGGGCATGGAAACCGGAATCTATGAAGCATTGATCACCGTTTACTCAAACGATCCGCTTAATCCGGAGAGGACGGTCAACGTGATGATGGAAGTAACCGGATCTATCAACCACGCTCCCACGATCGACATTCCAGCCTCCTTCGAGTTTGATAAAAACGGCAGCCTTGCAGTGAATTTCACACCATACGTCAATGATCCCGATGGCGATCCGCTGGTGTTGAACTATAGCGGAAACACCAACGTGTTCGTGGAGATCAACGGTCTCGTAGTCACTTTCAGTGCAGTCCAAAACTGGATCGGCAACGAAAACATCACTTTCACAGTCAGCGACGGCATCGCCATGGCAAGCGACATCGCAAGCGTTACCGTCAACCCTGTCAACATGCCTTCATGGACACCAGTCACGTATCCAAACAATCCTGCCACGATCTATGGAACAGTTACGATCGAAGGCATTCCCGCCATCCCCGGCGATCTTGTTGGAGCTTTCAGCACAGATGAATGTCGAGGCATCGGAGAGGTCGTCACCAATGCCGGAATCGCCTATGTGACCATTCTCGTCAATCTTTCCGGAGCGCGGGAAACGATCACGCTCAGGGTGTATTCCTATGCTCAGGATCTGGTCTATCCAGTCGCGGGAACCTATAACCTCGGCTTTGGCGATGTCTTGGGTGAGCTTGATCCTCTGCCGATCAACGGATCGATGATCACCGTTTTGGACACTCCCGTTGTAAACGGTTTCATGTCCCCCAGCGGCTTTGTGCTTGAATGGAACCCGGTTCCGCACGCCGATTTCTATGAAATCTGGCATGCTGAACTTCCTGAAGGTCCCTACACGCTGATAGGAACCGTCTCTGGATTGCAGTTCGTTCATAACGCCAGAAACGTTAGCGCCTTCTTCCAAGTGAAAGCCGTGATGCCCTCATCCCGCAAGGAAACAATAGATTGA